The genomic region AGATCGAGCTCGTCCCGAAGCCTGAGACCGCCGTAGCGTGGGACAAGTTGATTGAGTGGATTCGCGTCGATGACTACGTCCCGCTCCGGGCGGAGTATTACAGCGAACGCGGCGAGCTCGTTCGCACCATGCTGTTCGGCGATATCAAGCAGATGAGCGACCGGGTCATTCCAGCCCGCTATGAGTTGATAGAGGAAAAGAAGGAGGGGCGCCGCACGATTCTTCAACTCGACGATGTAGTCTTCGACGAGACGATTCCAGGATCGGTCTTCACCCAGAGAAACCTCCGCAGATCGAGGTAGCCCCCGCACATGCTTAAGCTCCTCAAACTGGCCTGGCGCGACATCTGGCGGAACCGCCGGCGAAGCCTGATCACGATGGCGGCCATCGTGTTTTCCCTGTTCCTGATCACGGGCTTCCATTCGTTACAGAACGGTACATACGACGCCATGGAGGAGGTGGCCGTGCGCATCTTTACCGGCGACGTCCAGATTCATCGCGAGGGCTACTACGACGAGCGGACTTTCTCCTACGCGATGGAAGGGGATGAGTACGACTGGGATTCGCTGGCCGACGAATACGAGGAGATCGAGTTCGCCGCGCGGAGAATCACCGGATTCGGTTTGCTGAGTTCGGACTCCTCCAGTGTCGGTGGCATCATCGTCGGGATCGATCCGGCCCGCGAGTATGGCATCAGCACGTTTGCCTCGGCTCCGGTTGAGGGAGAACGACTTCAGCCCGGCGACGATCACGAGGTCATGCTCGGCCGAACACTGGCGAACAATCTCGCGCTTGGGGTGGGAGACACGGTCGTCGTCCTGACGCAGGGCTTCCGCAATGCGATGGGTGCAGATCTCTACGTCATCAAGGGGCTGCTGCGATCCGGAAATCCGGAAGTCGACCGATCAATGATGATCATGACGGTAGAGGATGCGGACTTTCTGTTTTCGATGGAAGGGCGGTTCACGGAACTTGTCATCAAGACGGCCGACTTTCGTGACTCCGATCGACTGGCGCGGCAGCTCGAGGATCGGTTCGACAGCGACCGGTTCGAGGTGATGGGCTGGAAGTCTTTGCTGCCCGAGCTCCAGCAGGCGAGGGCGATGGACGACATCGGCAACTATGTGTTCTATGCCTTCCTGTTGATTATGGTTGGCTTCGAGATCTTCAACACGACCATGATGAGTGTCATGGAGCGGGTCAGGGAATTCGGTGTGATCATGTCGATCGGAATGAAGCCGTGGCAGATTACGCTGCTCATTGCGATGGAGTTGATCCTCAAGACGCTGCTCTCGGTTGCTGTTGGCTTCGGGATCGCGTTCATCGTGGTCTCCTATATGCATGCGAATCCGATTCCCTTACCGGAGGACTGGTCGGCGATGTACGAAGATTTCGGATTCTCCGTGCCCGCGATTTCGTTCTCGGCGCGGCCGCACATCTTCTACGAG from Rhodothermales bacterium harbors:
- a CDS encoding ABC transporter permease, with translation MLKLLKLAWRDIWRNRRRSLITMAAIVFSLFLITGFHSLQNGTYDAMEEVAVRIFTGDVQIHREGYYDERTFSYAMEGDEYDWDSLADEYEEIEFAARRITGFGLLSSDSSSVGGIIVGIDPAREYGISTFASAPVEGERLQPGDDHEVMLGRTLANNLALGVGDTVVVLTQGFRNAMGADLYVIKGLLRSGNPEVDRSMMIMTVEDADFLFSMEGRFTELVIKTADFRDSDRLARQLEDRFDSDRFEVMGWKSLLPELQQARAMDDIGNYVFYAFLLIMVGFEIFNTTMMSVMERVREFGVIMSIGMKPWQITLLIAMELILKTLLSVAVGFGIAFIVVSYMHANPIPLPEDWSAMYEDFGFSVPAISFSARPHIFYEPLMWIGVIAVIALIYPILRMRRFSPVEALRTMK